AGCTAAAATTGATACTCGCTGACATGGCAAGTCTACCTGCGAAGGCGCGGGCCTCGTCCGTGGGCACGGCCCTCAGGTGGCGCAGGTCGCTCTTGTTGCCCACCAGCATGATGACGATGTTGTTGTCAGCGTGGTCCCTCAGCTCCTTCAGCCAGCGCTCCACGTTCTCATACGTCAGGTGCTTGGCGATGTCGTAGACCAGGAGCGCCCCCACTGCGCCCCTGTAGTAACTGAAGTCCACAAAGGGATCGCAATTAGGTCATCGTCATAGAAAATATGCGGCTTGGACAGAAGAGGTCATATTCAgcgttttatatgtattttatatggatatatacatatatccatatttagaagttatttcttttctttagtcatatttgaaatagctagtgttccatcttgtaGTCTTTTTATCTTTTCTAATTATCTCCTCACCGATGGTACACTGTGGACTGccttgagcttggaatgcaggagtagcaatactccttttTCCTATCTCAAGGTAGTCTACAGCTGAGGAAAACTATGGATGTGTGGATTCACTCTGAAGACAAGACTTCCGcagtgttttcagatcaactgggcgatgcgaattgaatgtgttgttttttaggttggtctctccaaagctttggaataaattgcaaaatacctattctgttctgggtgttcatttaaaatcagcttatgtgtcatcaaaagaacttgggatttgaccagcaacttaaattccctcggaggaacatttggtccaaacgcaacataaccaaactgtagcaacattgttattgtaagaggaACTATTTCTCTAGCGTGCTAACACAGCGACATGCTATGGTATTAGCCATAAAAGCTAACTATAGAAACTGATAAGTTAGCTTCTATGTCAGCACGAACACTGCGATAggacaccaatttgtactgagtgaaaaacatgaacaatgatATTAccgtatctgtaaagtattatttcatgttttgtttgtacactaaacagtgtatgtactgtcatgatcaatattaaagtgactcccTCCATGCACAGTTGTTCGTCTGGTGCATCTGGCCAGGGACCGTTTTTTTtatgtaagcactccatttatgttgcaATTGCCCGCCTAcaaattccacatttgcagctttgagtgactttcacctcactcttaTCGGCTTCCTTCTGCTCCAACGTATTACTCTTCTGTCGTGCTTGCTTCTATTAGCAGCaattcatcctcagtatattcagcttaaaaaaaaataagtttgtgaATTCTTATGTGTTCTATTTTACGCATTCAGTTCCAAATAACGTGACGATTTTTTTTTGCCCGGGGGTAAGATGGTATGTTTGAAGATGATTCCCCTGGAGCAGCAACACATGAAATACACTACTTGTTCAACTTTGCCATGCACGTTAGGTGTATTCACATTTAAGTATCAGATCGGTATCGCAGATACCTGCCTAAATTTTGACCAGTATCGCACGTGTGCTTCAAATCCTGACCTAAAAAGCTAACCAGACTGATGATTTAGTTTGACCCTCGTGATTTAGGTctacataaataaactttgatcaaTCGATCGAGGAACTCACGCCGAGGTGATGGCTCGGTAGCGTTCCTGTCCCGCTGTGTCCCAGATCTGGGCCTTTATCGTCTTGCCGTCCACCTGGATGCTGCGCGTGGCAAACTCCACGCCGATGGTGCTTTTGCTCTCCAGGTTGAACTCGTTCCGAGTGAATCGAGAGAGCAGGTTGCTCTTGCCGACCCCCGAGTCCCCGATTAACACAACTGGAGAAAAGACAGAGGACGGAAAAATGCGTcagtgtgtatttaaaaacaaaaacgtaCCACAATggacattttatttgtttttttacttaacaAACTGCATCACAAAGAAAACACTTGGCGAGTAAACAATTTTTCAAGCAGCACTTGAAAGATACCGTCATccaagtaatgttgcaattttcaacaaAAACAAAGCAAGAATGCCTGATAGAACATTCATAAAGTAagtctccacttttcaaaattcgctagcttaatgctaatttacattagctttgccatatacatgctacttaTTAGCATTAGCGACTTTACATGGCAActttaacataaaaaaattgtaataaaaaggACAacaaagatgcacgttacaaccaACAGGTAATGTgtaacttacagtataaacactttgtagggcgcaacataagacCGGACTGGCACACTcagcttcatggcaaagactactaaaacaaaatataacaactggacagcatgGTTATCAAAATCAGCTCATAATATATTTCATGgaaaaatgtactatttattaATTAAAGTCCCGAAATATGGTACTGTTAAGTACCGGTATCTATTCCTAGGTTTTTCTCGGTAATGTCGCAATTTTCCACGataacaaagcaagtatgcctgatagaacGTTCATAAAGTAagtctccacttttcaaaatgcgctagcttcatgctaatttacattggctttgccatatacatgctacttaTTAGCATTAGTGACTTTAACATCTCAAATTTAGGAATAAAAATGACATTGAAGAtccacgttacaatcaaacagctagtgtgtaacttacagtacaaacactttgtagggtgcaacataAGACTGGACTGGCACGTTCAGCTTCATGACAAAGACTACTTCTTAGCTAGGCAACACACTTTGTAgcctgtacactactgccatctaacgtcttgaaaATGCAACTGCATACAAAgtctataatacttgcaaatgagactgagaaatgtaataagaaaacaagTTATCATAATCAGATCATAATGTGTTTCATggaaaaatttaatatttatgaaCATATACAGAAGTCCCGAAATATGGTACTATTGAGTACCGATATCGACTCCTAGGTTTTTCTAAGTAATGTCACAATTTTCCACGataacaaagcaagtatgcctgataaaACGTTCATAAAGTAagtctccacttttcaaaatgcgctagcttcatgctaatttacattggctttgccatatacatgctacctATTAGCATTAGTGACTTTAACATCTCAAATTTAGGAATAAAAATGACATTGAAGAtccacgttacaatcaaacagctagtgtgtaacttacagtacaaacacttggTAGGGTGCAACATAAGACTGGACTGGCACGTTcagcttcatggcaaagactacttcttaGCTAGGCAACACACTTTGTAgcctgtacactactgccatctaacgtcttgaaaATGCAACTGCATACAAAgtctataatacttgcaaatgagactgagaaatgtaataagaaaacaagTTATCATAATCAGATCATAATGTGTTTCATGGAAAAATGTAATATTTCTGAACATATACAGAAGTCCCGAAATATGGTACTATTGAGTACCGATATCGACTCCTAGGTTTTTCTAAGTAATGTCGCAATTTTCCACAataacaaagcaagtatgcctgatggAACGTTCATAAAGTAagtctccacttttcaaaatgcgctagcttcatgctaatttacattggctttgccatatacatgctacttaTTAGCATTAGCGACTTTACATGgcgactttaaaggcctactgaaagccactactagggaccacgcagtctgatagtttatatatcaatgatgaaatattaacattgcaacacatgccaatacggcctttttagtttactaaattacaattttaaatttctcacagagttttttgttgaaaatgtcatggaatgatgacgcgtattatgacgcgtgtttgtgccgtctcgggttggaggggacatattagctcagcaccacacacggctaaaagtcgtctcttttcatcgcatgattacacagtaatttggacatctgtgttgcttaatcttttgcaagttgttcaattaataatggagacatcaaagaagaatgctgttggtggaaagcggtggattgcaattgcctttagcaccaaaacacagccggtgtttctttgtttgttgtgaagctttaacacagagcggtcaagcgaacatgtttctgtacgtcaaccagcaagtttttggatgggaaaattgtgatattaagtcggctcttactggagacttgagtggattatgcgacctcctcctgtagctgtcaaaaaggcagctgtgatcttggctccggcttctctcagagacactggcgttcaccgcagccctctgactttcaggtatgactttataatctcactaagacactattaacacaataggcagataagggattttccagaattatcctagtaaatgtgtctaataacatctgaatcgctcacactgccgtcgcctggagctgccgccttttttttttttctttttctagtccttcactctaactttcctcatccacgaatctttcatcctcgctcaaattaatggggaactcgtcgcgttctcggtccgaataggttTTGCtgatggtggctatgattataaacaatgttcagatgtgaggagctccacaacccgtgatgtcacgtgcacatcgtctgctacttcccgtacaggcaaggcttttttatcagcaccaaaagttgcgaactttatcgtcgatgttctctactaaatcctttcagcaaaaatatggcaatatggcgaaatgatcaagtatgacacatagaatggacctgctatccccgtttaaataagaacatctcatttcagtaggcctttaacagctcAAATTTAGTAATAAAAAGGACATggaagatgcacgttacaatcaaacagctagtgtgtacaaacaccgtttccatgagttgggaaattgtgttaaagtaccaatgattgtcacacacacacacactaagtgtggtgaaatttttcctctgcatttgacccatccccttgatcaccccctgggaagtgagagagcagtgagcagcagcggtgccgcgcccgggaataatttttttgggtgatttaacccccaattccaactcttgatgctgagtgccaagcagggaggcaatgggtcccgtttttttatagtcattggtatgactcggccggggtttgaactcacaaccttctgatctcagggcggacattctaaccactaagccactgagaacgttagaggtaaatataaacagaatacaatgatttgcaaatcattttcaacccatattcagttgaatatgctacaaagacaacatatttgatgttcaaactgataaacatttttttgtgtgtgcaaataatcattaactttagaatttgatgccagcaacacgtgacaaagaagttagaaaaggtggcaataaatactgataaagttgaggaatgctcatcaaacacttatttggaacatcccacaggtgtgcaggctaattgggaacaggtgggtgccatgattgggtataaaaacagcttcccaaaaaatttcagtcttccacaagaaaggatgcggcgaggtacacccctttgtccacaactgtgtgagcaaatagtcaaacagtttaagaacaacgtttctcaaagtgcaattgcaagaattttaggcatttcaacatttacgctccataatatcatcaaaaggttcagagaatctggagaaatcactccacgcaagcggcatggccggaaattgaatgaccgtgaccttcgatccctttgatggcactgtatcaaaaaccaacatcaatttcgaaaggatatcaccacatgggctcaggaacacttcagaaaaccactgtcactaaatacagtttgtcgctacatctgtaagtgcaagttaaagctctactatgcaaagcaaaagccatttatcaacaacaaacagaaacgccgccggcttctctgggcccgagatcacctaagatggactgatgcaaagtggaaaagtgttctgtggtctgacgagtcccatttcaaattgtttatggaaatattcgacatcgtgtcatgcggaccaaaggggaagcgaaccatccagactgttatcgacgcaaagttgaaaagccagcatctgtgatggtatgggggtgcattagtgcccaaggcatgggtaaattacacatctgtgaaggcaccattaatgctgaaaggtacatacaggttttggaacaacatatgctgccatctaagcgccgtctttttcatggacgcccctgcttatttcagtaagacaatgccaagccacattcaacacgtgttacaacagcgtggctttgtaaaaaaaagactgcgggtactttcctggcccgcctgcagtccagacctgtctcccatggaaaatgtgtggcgcattatgaagcgtaaaatacgacagcggacagttgaacgactgaagctctacataaaacaagaatgggaaagaattccacttccaaagcttcaacaattagtttcctcatttcccgaacatttattgagtgttgttaaaagaaaaggtgatgtaacacagtggtgaacatgccctttcccaactactttggcacatgttgcagccatgaaattctaagttaattattatttgcacaaaaaaaaaaaagtttatcagtttgaacatcaaatatgttgcctttgtagcatattcaactgaatatgggttgaaaaggatttgcaaatcattgtattctgtttatatttacatctaacacaatttcccaactcatggaaacagggtttgtatgtatgtatgtatgtatgtatatatatatatatatatatatatatatatatatatatatatatatatatatatatatatatatatatatcaatcagtaAGTGCTTCACAAATGACATTCCCTGATCCCCCCCCAAAACCAACCAGTTTCCCTAACATTGCACTAGGAAGTCAACACCTCCCGCGTTTGTTTTGACACCCGCGCGGTCCTTCGGCCTGAACCTTGTCCAAGATCTGCTATTGTCTCGAAGGAGCCCGACGAGCACCGGGCCTGAGGTCTGACTCAGTCCGCTCCAGGAGGGCCTCCTCTGTACCAAAACAACAGCTGCAGAGGTGGGGCCTTTCtttttattcccccccccccaatttcTCCAAAAAGGAAACGGAGCCTAACTTTGACACCGTTCCAGTCCGGCCTGCAGGAAGCTGATAACGCGGGCTCCTTCCAAACCTGAATCGACACTTTCAAGCCGCCTTGCCCTTCCTGTCGTCCCCGCTGCCCCCTGGCAGAAAGGGCGAgatagacagagagagagagagagaaagcccTGGCCTCCTGCAGATGCACTATTCATCCCACAGAGGATACTTTGTTACATCTAAATGGCCTTTTGCCGCCTGCACCCCCCCGGGATGTTAATGTGCCACAGGAGCTGATATCAGCATCAAAGAGGCATTCTGGATCCAGCTGAGCAGATGCATCAGCACAGAGCAGCCAGGATCCTCTCACATGAAGGCAAAAGTTGCACATGCAGGCCTACAAGAGCTCCTAGATCCTGCAGGCTTGCAATAAAAATCAGCCCACGTTCGGACTATCATCACCTGGTCAGCATCCAGACGCAATAAAAGACCATAAAGTGCGTTCGTAAAGCGAGGTCGGAGGAAAAGAAGAATGTGgtcagcacccccccccccccccccccccccaaccccctcttcttcctcctcctcctcctttttttttctgttgttgtttttaccttTGAACAAAAAATCGTACTCATCGTCCCGGTTCCCCATTCTCGACGAGGCCACGCCGACGTCCGTCCACGGGGGGAAGATGCGGGTGGTCGCGGTGAAGAAGCAGGAGAAAAGTGGCGGAGGAGTGTGCGCCGGTGCTGCTGTCACAGGGCGAGCTCGGCTGCACAACCGCGGAGCTCCCAGCTCTGCAGAGGGAGGAGTCCCTGCGCTGCGAATAGCTGCCGCCAGAGGGCGCTGTCGATGGCGGTCAGGACCGCAGACTGGACGGGAAGAGGGACGTCCTACAAGAATCATTTCTGccaccccaaaaaatgttttatagaatgtataggttttatatacattttatatatatactttttttttagaatgtataGGTTTCATATACAGCGTatataaacaaaataattatataatgtGTAGGttacatatacattttatatatttacttttttttaatgtataggTTTCATATACATCGTatataaacaaaataattatataatgtATAGGTTTCATATACAgcgtatataaaaaaataaaaaatagagaaTGTATATGTTTCATACACCGTATATAAAAAATAGAGAATGTATAGGTTTCATATACATcgtatgtacaaaataataattataaaatagaGAATGTATAGGtttcatatacatcatatataaaaATAGAGAATGTATAGGTTTCATATACATcgtatgtacaaaat
The DNA window shown above is from Nerophis ophidion isolate RoL-2023_Sa linkage group LG14, RoL_Noph_v1.0, whole genome shotgun sequence and carries:
- the LOC133568072 gene encoding ras-related protein Rab-11B-like — encoded protein: MGNRDDEYDFLFKVVLIGDSGVGKSNLLSRFTRNEFNLESKSTIGVEFATRSIQVDGKTIKAQIWDTAGQERYRAITSAYYRGAVGALLVYDIAKHLTYENVERWLKELRDHADNNIVIMLVGNKSDLRHLRAVPTDEARAFAEKNNLSFIETSALDSTNVEEAFKNILTEIYRIVSQKQIAERSAHDESPGNNVVDISVPPTTDHQRGGKLQCCQNL